The proteins below are encoded in one region of Aquisphaera giovannonii:
- a CDS encoding leucine-rich repeat domain-containing protein: protein MTPTSSRRLAPALALLAAGLLTPTFGPGPALAQDKKPEAKKAEEKKPAPKPDDKKPDAKKAEEKKPEAKKPDDKKPAPKPEEKKPEAKPAPAPAPAPAPAEDPAKLKAQVAALQAEVAQLKLKVASLELEKLGASVNVDKGKDGKDIATVNILKKWSGDKDALQLLKNVPNLQVVYIDNGQVNDAALAPLKDVPSLSALTIMSPQVTDAGLDTVKNLGGLTMLFLTSSKVGDKGLAQLKGLKNLQVLALSRTEVTDAGLDALKDIKSLKSVYLIGTKVTPPAIEKLKQAVPGVAVYK, encoded by the coding sequence ATGACGCCGACCTCATCCCGCCGCCTCGCCCCCGCCCTCGCCCTCCTCGCCGCCGGCCTGCTGACCCCGACCTTCGGCCCCGGCCCCGCCCTCGCCCAGGACAAGAAGCCCGAGGCCAAGAAGGCCGAGGAGAAGAAGCCGGCGCCGAAGCCGGACGACAAGAAGCCCGACGCCAAGAAGGCCGAGGAGAAGAAGCCCGAGGCCAAGAAGCCGGACGACAAGAAGCCGGCGCCGAAGCCCGAGGAGAAGAAGCCCGAGGCCAAGCCCGCGCCGGCCCCGGCCCCCGCCCCGGCCCCGGCCGAGGACCCGGCCAAGCTGAAGGCGCAGGTCGCCGCGCTCCAGGCGGAGGTGGCCCAGCTCAAGCTGAAGGTGGCGAGCCTGGAGCTGGAGAAGCTCGGCGCCAGCGTCAACGTGGACAAGGGGAAGGACGGCAAGGACATCGCCACGGTGAACATCCTCAAGAAGTGGAGCGGCGACAAGGACGCGCTCCAGCTCCTGAAGAACGTCCCGAACCTCCAGGTCGTCTACATCGACAACGGCCAGGTCAACGACGCGGCGCTCGCCCCCCTGAAGGACGTGCCCTCGCTGAGCGCCCTGACGATCATGAGCCCGCAGGTCACCGACGCCGGCCTGGACACGGTGAAGAACCTGGGCGGCCTGACGATGCTCTTCCTGACCAGCTCCAAGGTCGGCGACAAGGGCCTGGCGCAGCTCAAGGGCCTCAAGAACCTCCAGGTCCTGGCCCTCAGCCGGACCGAGGTCACCGACGCCGGCCTCGACGCCCTCAAGGACATCAAGTCGCTGAAGTCCGTCTACCTGATCGGCACCAAGGTCACGCCCCCCGCCATCGAGAAGCTCAAGCAGGCCGTGCCGGGCGTGGCCGTGTACAAGTGA
- a CDS encoding carboxypeptidase-like regulatory domain-containing protein, whose amino-acid sequence MLAHVISLAMLMFLPIAEDDLIPFTVTVVNERTGEPVRSFRYQMWYEPRRQGSRDADGWTQVESPDGILQLRLPRPCRLNLEVEAADFVGGHPELERMLLRSDDRERGLVVRLRPGIVVRGVVRDAETKAPIAGAKVAPLKLHGKEIWWPDEDRQVTTDAAGRYEVRGVDPEHGVAASHPDYASDVDFSKVRKVDNIQDVFLKREPGAALTITVVDSTGKRLEGMAFDYGAKSEGVSGHDGVLRVKGSEVSYGRLRKAGIIDKHLTPESLEDARRRGGLEVVMEPTIALTGRVVGPDGRPVAAYTIAAGPGVREADEDMDRRDIRGDDGRFRLDLAKEGRSWICVVAPGFAPWEGWTDLRRGGPPVEITLSRGVAVSGRLDVPEGLRGRVRATLTLRHDDANVGGDIVAWAAEDLEARAARLGPDGSLRFEDVRPDRYWLIVDVQDMLRTSLLIDVPAEGIDMGALPIRIPVATGRIEGRVWHPKGEGGAPWAFGDGYVGDYSPEVCETIDLDPRGEDHLHSIPFLSDEDGRFRVDRVPVGLNAVSFLYLTGDVQLAYTWYALVAEGQTTRVLAFAPDARRPFTLAPAIGDGSASQFVSGTGLDASRRAEDFASISGTFAALSNRSVRAREPVFWVELMPLSNAPLSFAFPGWVDLDAEGKVVLPDVAPGTYRLRVRDWHDFKGREGLPLFDASVVVPPGGRGEVRIPLGGGCIKGKVPSPRGISDWPVEVTAVAAENRGASRQARCDGKGNFCIRYLPPGAYTLFIRDPTSGRFARVEDVQVRDNAVDIGERQLEPGAILRGGIRFERPTPVPDEVVATGPRGVVARRAFRDDEGCDRVDLAGLWPGRWVVSARSRGEAVATAEVEVKGTGPHEVDLVARGKAEP is encoded by the coding sequence ATGCTCGCGCACGTCATCTCCCTCGCGATGCTCATGTTCCTCCCGATCGCGGAGGACGACCTCATCCCCTTCACGGTAACCGTCGTGAATGAGAGGACCGGTGAGCCGGTCCGGTCGTTCCGCTATCAAATGTGGTACGAGCCGCGGCGTCAGGGCTCGCGGGATGCGGACGGCTGGACGCAGGTCGAGTCGCCGGACGGAATACTGCAGCTCCGGCTGCCGCGGCCATGCCGGTTGAACCTGGAAGTGGAAGCGGCCGACTTCGTGGGAGGGCATCCGGAGCTCGAGCGCATGCTGCTCCGGTCCGATGATCGAGAACGAGGGCTCGTCGTCCGTCTCCGCCCGGGTATCGTCGTGCGGGGCGTCGTCCGCGACGCGGAGACGAAGGCGCCGATCGCCGGGGCGAAGGTCGCCCCGTTGAAGCTCCATGGGAAGGAGATCTGGTGGCCCGACGAGGACAGGCAGGTCACGACCGATGCGGCCGGCCGGTACGAGGTCCGCGGGGTCGATCCCGAGCACGGGGTTGCGGCGTCCCATCCCGACTACGCCTCGGACGTGGATTTCTCCAAAGTCCGGAAGGTGGACAACATCCAGGATGTGTTCCTGAAGCGGGAGCCTGGCGCCGCGCTCACGATCACGGTCGTGGACTCGACGGGCAAGCGGCTGGAGGGGATGGCATTCGACTACGGGGCCAAATCCGAGGGCGTCTCAGGCCACGACGGGGTGCTGCGCGTGAAGGGCTCCGAGGTGAGTTACGGTCGGCTGCGGAAGGCGGGAATCATCGACAAGCACCTGACGCCGGAGTCGCTGGAGGACGCACGTCGGCGAGGCGGGCTCGAGGTCGTGATGGAGCCCACGATCGCGCTCACGGGCCGCGTCGTCGGCCCCGACGGCCGCCCGGTCGCTGCCTATACCATCGCCGCCGGGCCCGGCGTGCGCGAGGCGGACGAGGACATGGACCGGAGGGACATCCGCGGCGACGACGGGCGCTTCCGCCTCGACCTCGCGAAGGAGGGCCGGAGCTGGATCTGCGTCGTCGCCCCAGGATTCGCGCCGTGGGAAGGCTGGACCGACCTCCGCCGCGGCGGCCCGCCGGTCGAGATCACGCTCTCGCGGGGCGTCGCGGTGTCGGGTCGGCTCGACGTGCCGGAGGGCCTCCGGGGACGCGTCAGGGCGACGCTAACGCTCCGGCACGACGATGCCAATGTGGGAGGCGATATCGTCGCCTGGGCCGCCGAGGACCTCGAGGCCCGTGCGGCCAGGCTGGGCCCCGATGGGTCGTTACGCTTCGAGGATGTCCGCCCCGACCGCTACTGGCTGATCGTCGACGTCCAGGACATGCTCAGGACATCCCTGCTGATCGACGTACCGGCCGAGGGCATCGACATGGGGGCGTTGCCGATCCGGATTCCGGTCGCGACGGGCCGCATCGAGGGCCGCGTCTGGCATCCGAAAGGGGAGGGCGGTGCTCCCTGGGCATTCGGTGATGGGTATGTCGGCGACTACAGCCCCGAGGTGTGCGAGACGATCGACCTCGACCCCAGGGGCGAGGACCATCTCCACAGCATCCCCTTCCTGTCCGACGAGGACGGCCGCTTCCGCGTGGACCGCGTGCCCGTCGGCCTGAACGCGGTCAGCTTCCTTTACCTGACCGGCGACGTGCAGTTGGCCTACACCTGGTATGCCCTGGTCGCGGAGGGGCAGACGACTCGGGTCCTCGCGTTCGCCCCCGATGCCCGGCGTCCGTTCACCCTGGCCCCCGCGATCGGGGACGGATCGGCGTCTCAGTTCGTGTCCGGGACGGGACTCGACGCCTCGCGGAGGGCAGAGGACTTCGCGTCCATTTCGGGGACCTTCGCGGCGCTGAGCAACCGGAGCGTCAGGGCCAGGGAGCCGGTCTTCTGGGTGGAGCTCATGCCCCTCTCGAACGCCCCGCTCTCGTTCGCCTTCCCCGGCTGGGTAGACCTGGATGCGGAGGGGAAGGTCGTGCTGCCCGACGTCGCCCCCGGGACGTACCGGCTGCGGGTCCGGGACTGGCATGACTTCAAGGGCCGCGAAGGCCTGCCCCTGTTCGACGCGTCGGTCGTCGTCCCGCCCGGCGGCCGTGGCGAGGTGCGCATCCCGCTCGGCGGGGGCTGCATCAAGGGCAAGGTCCCATCGCCGAGGGGCATCTCCGATTGGCCGGTCGAGGTGACCGCCGTGGCCGCGGAGAATCGCGGTGCGTCACGGCAGGCCCGCTGCGACGGCAAAGGCAATTTCTGCATCCGCTACCTCCCGCCCGGCGCGTACACGCTGTTCATCCGCGACCCGACCTCGGGTCGATTCGCCCGGGTGGAAGACGTGCAGGTGAGAGACAACGCGGTGGATATCGGCGAGCGACAGCTCGAGCCCGGCGCCATACTCCGCGGTGGGATCCGCTTCGAGCGGCCCACGCCCGTGCCCGACGAGGTGGTGGCGACCGGCCCGCGGGGCGTCGTGGCGCGGCGGGCGTTCCGGGACGACGAGGGCTGCGACCGCGTGGACCTCGCGGGCCTCTGGCCGGGCCGCTGGGTCGTCTCCGCGCGGTCGCGCGGCGAGGCCGTCGCGACGGCCGAGGTCGAGGTTAAGGGGACGGGCCCGCACGAGGTCGACCTCGTCGCCAGAGGGAAGGCGGAACCTTAA
- a CDS encoding IS110 family RNA-guided transposase has protein sequence MEPATPEVFVGIDVSKARLDVAIGDEPPFAVDNDPAGHAALAGRLAPRRPRRVVMEATGGLEAAAAAALAAAGLPVMVVNPRQARDFAKAMGYLAKTDAIDAKALAHFAAAIKAEPRPLPDEAARGLDALLDRRRQLVGMRTMEENRKATARGRVLRDLEAHLRWLGEHIEEIDRELDERIRSSPAWRERDDLLRGIPGVGPVLSRTLLAGLPELGTISRRRAAALAGLAPLADDSGRRSGPRRIAGGRGQVRAVLYMAALSARRFNPALRALADRLEAAGKRPKVILVAVARKLLVIANAILKAGKPWDPEIAAKLAQNT, from the coding sequence ATGGAGCCCGCCACCCCCGAGGTCTTCGTCGGCATCGACGTCTCCAAGGCCAGGCTGGACGTCGCCATCGGCGACGAGCCGCCCTTCGCCGTCGACAACGACCCCGCCGGCCACGCCGCCCTGGCGGGGCGGCTGGCCCCGCGACGGCCCCGCCGGGTGGTCATGGAGGCCACCGGCGGCCTGGAGGCGGCCGCCGCCGCGGCCCTGGCCGCGGCCGGGTTGCCGGTGATGGTCGTCAACCCGCGCCAGGCCCGCGACTTCGCCAAGGCGATGGGGTACCTGGCCAAGACCGACGCCATCGACGCCAAGGCGCTGGCCCACTTCGCCGCCGCCATCAAGGCCGAGCCGCGGCCGCTGCCCGACGAGGCGGCGCGGGGGCTGGACGCCCTGCTGGACCGCCGCCGCCAGCTGGTGGGCATGCGGACGATGGAGGAGAACCGCAAGGCGACCGCCCGGGGGCGGGTGCTGCGGGACCTGGAGGCGCACCTGCGGTGGCTGGGCGAGCACATCGAGGAGATCGACCGCGAGCTGGACGAGCGGATCCGCTCCAGCCCGGCGTGGCGGGAGAGGGACGACCTGCTGCGCGGGATCCCGGGGGTCGGGCCGGTGCTGTCGCGGACGCTGCTGGCGGGCCTGCCGGAGCTGGGGACGATCAGCCGCCGCCGGGCCGCGGCGCTGGCGGGGCTGGCGCCGCTGGCCGACGACAGCGGGCGGCGCAGCGGGCCGCGGCGGATCGCCGGGGGGCGGGGGCAGGTGCGCGCGGTGCTGTACATGGCGGCGCTGTCGGCGCGGCGGTTCAACCCGGCGCTGCGGGCCCTGGCTGACCGGCTGGAAGCGGCCGGCAAGAGGCCCAAGGTGATCCTGGTGGCGGTCGCGCGGAAGCTGCTGGTCATCGCCAACGCCATCCTCAAGGCCGGCAAGCCGTGGGACCCGGAGATCGCCGCGAAACTGGCACAAAACACTTGA
- a CDS encoding TIGR03885 family FMN-dependent LLM class oxidoreductase, producing MARIGFHASHELFPPGELLRRARDAERLGFDGAMCSDHFHPWTESQGESGFTWSWLGAAMQATGLTFGTVCAPGQRYHPAIVAQASATLASMFPGRFWVALGTGQYLNEHIDGAPWPAKPERQARLLEAVKVIRALWAGETVDHDTPWFKVRGAKLYTRPERPPRIMGAAITEETAEWVGGWADGLITVGKEPADLRKIVAAFRRGGGASKPMALQAAVSYAEDESQALSEALRRWPVATVDLAKNQDLAAPADFDRETAGATVDDIRDKLRISADLDRHVEWLKGDIEAGFDEIYLHHVGPAPDAFLQAFSERVLPRCRG from the coding sequence ATGGCGCGGATCGGCTTCCACGCGTCGCACGAGCTATTCCCGCCCGGCGAGCTGCTCCGGAGGGCCCGGGACGCGGAGCGGCTCGGCTTCGACGGGGCGATGTGCTCGGATCACTTCCACCCCTGGACCGAGTCCCAGGGGGAGAGCGGCTTCACCTGGTCCTGGCTGGGCGCGGCGATGCAGGCGACGGGCCTCACCTTCGGGACCGTCTGCGCGCCGGGCCAGCGCTACCACCCGGCGATCGTCGCCCAGGCCTCGGCCACGCTCGCCTCGATGTTCCCGGGCCGATTCTGGGTGGCCCTGGGCACCGGGCAGTACCTCAACGAGCACATCGACGGCGCCCCGTGGCCCGCCAAGCCCGAGCGCCAGGCGCGGCTGCTCGAGGCGGTGAAGGTGATCCGCGCCCTGTGGGCGGGCGAGACGGTGGACCACGACACCCCCTGGTTCAAGGTGCGCGGGGCGAAGCTCTACACGAGGCCCGAGCGGCCGCCGCGGATCATGGGCGCCGCGATCACGGAGGAGACGGCGGAGTGGGTCGGCGGCTGGGCCGACGGCCTGATCACCGTCGGCAAGGAGCCGGCGGACCTGCGGAAGATCGTCGCCGCCTTCCGCCGCGGAGGCGGGGCCTCCAAGCCGATGGCGCTCCAGGCCGCGGTCAGCTACGCCGAGGACGAGTCGCAGGCCCTCAGCGAGGCGCTCCGCCGCTGGCCGGTGGCGACGGTGGACCTCGCCAAGAACCAGGACCTGGCCGCCCCCGCGGACTTCGACCGAGAGACGGCCGGCGCGACCGTGGACGACATCCGCGACAAGCTCCGCATCTCCGCCGACCTCGATCGCCACGTCGAGTGGCTGAAGGGCGACATCGAGGCCGGCTTCGACGAGATCTACCTGCACCACGTCGGCCCCGCGCCCGACGCCTTCCTGCAGGCCTTCTCCGAGCGCGTCCTCCCTCGCTGCCGGGGCTGA
- the treZ gene encoding malto-oligosyltrehalose trehalohydrolase: MELQVEEHEAGTGNGVAANGRGTRALPVGADLLHGGGTSFRVWAPKRRSVSVVHQPGPSWREDIEGEVVPLEAEPDGYFSGIVPEAGPGTLYKYRLDDSATYPDPASRYQPDGPHGPSQVVDPDAFVWTDGGWRGVEIPGQVIYELHIGTFTRDGTWKSAIAELPALKELGITCLEVMPVAEFPGRFGWGYDGVDLFAPYHVYGTPDDFRRFVDEAHRLGLAVLLDVVYNHLGPDGAYHREFSDDYYHRVREKTEWGDSLNFDGEGSGPVREFFIANAGYWIREFHLDGLRLDATQAIHDESDDHFLAAMARHARKMAGDRPILLIAEDDSQETVRVRPPSEGGYGLDAQWNDDFHHSAMVALTGRSEAYYSDYQGSPQEFISAIKWGFLFQGQYFRWLGRARGSSTYGLPAWSFVTFLENHDQVSNSARGDRLYSLTSPAQYKAMAAAWLLAPGTPMFFQGQEFGATNPFLYFADHVDDLASKVQQGRIEFLSTFRSIANPDFQEYLPNPAAIETFVGSKLDFSERARHPGLLALHRDLLRLRREDPIFRTQRADRIFGAVIGPDAYLLRYFGEKDDCRLVLTNLGRDIFPNPASEPLMAPPKGRRWEILWYSEHPQYGGCGAPPFESETEWRMPGRATVVLKPVPLEGP; this comes from the coding sequence ATGGAACTTCAGGTCGAGGAACACGAGGCCGGGACCGGGAACGGCGTGGCGGCCAACGGGCGCGGCACGCGGGCGTTGCCGGTCGGCGCGGACCTGCTGCACGGGGGAGGCACGTCGTTCCGCGTCTGGGCCCCCAAGCGGCGGAGCGTGTCGGTCGTCCACCAGCCGGGCCCCTCGTGGCGGGAGGACATCGAAGGGGAGGTGGTCCCGCTGGAGGCCGAGCCCGACGGCTACTTCTCCGGGATCGTCCCGGAGGCGGGGCCGGGCACGCTGTACAAGTACCGGCTCGACGACTCCGCGACCTACCCCGACCCGGCGTCGAGGTACCAGCCCGACGGGCCGCACGGGCCCTCGCAGGTGGTCGACCCGGACGCCTTCGTCTGGACGGACGGGGGCTGGCGTGGCGTCGAGATCCCCGGGCAGGTCATCTACGAGCTGCACATCGGGACGTTCACCCGCGACGGCACGTGGAAGTCCGCCATCGCGGAGCTCCCGGCGCTCAAGGAGCTGGGCATCACGTGCCTGGAGGTGATGCCCGTGGCCGAGTTCCCCGGCCGCTTCGGCTGGGGCTACGACGGCGTGGACCTGTTCGCCCCGTATCACGTGTACGGCACGCCGGACGACTTCCGCCGGTTCGTGGACGAGGCCCATCGCCTGGGGCTGGCCGTGCTCCTGGACGTCGTCTACAACCACCTCGGCCCCGACGGCGCCTACCACAGGGAGTTCTCCGACGACTACTACCACCGGGTCCGCGAGAAGACCGAGTGGGGCGACTCGCTGAACTTCGACGGCGAGGGCAGCGGCCCGGTGCGGGAGTTCTTCATCGCCAACGCCGGCTACTGGATCAGGGAGTTCCACCTCGACGGCCTGCGCCTGGACGCGACCCAGGCGATCCACGACGAGTCGGACGACCACTTCCTGGCCGCCATGGCCCGCCACGCCCGGAAGATGGCCGGCGACCGCCCGATCCTGCTGATCGCCGAGGACGACTCCCAGGAGACCGTCCGCGTGCGGCCGCCCTCGGAGGGGGGCTACGGCCTCGACGCCCAGTGGAACGACGACTTCCACCACAGCGCGATGGTGGCCCTCACGGGCCGCTCCGAGGCCTACTACTCGGACTACCAGGGCTCGCCGCAGGAGTTCATCTCGGCGATCAAGTGGGGCTTCCTGTTCCAGGGCCAGTATTTCCGGTGGCTGGGCCGCGCGCGGGGCAGCTCCACCTACGGGCTCCCCGCGTGGTCGTTCGTCACCTTCCTGGAGAACCACGACCAGGTCTCGAACTCGGCGCGGGGCGACCGCCTCTACTCGCTGACGAGCCCGGCGCAGTATAAGGCGATGGCGGCGGCCTGGCTGCTGGCCCCCGGCACGCCCATGTTCTTCCAGGGGCAGGAATTCGGGGCGACCAACCCGTTCCTGTACTTCGCCGACCACGTGGACGACCTCGCCAGCAAGGTGCAGCAGGGGCGCATCGAGTTCCTCTCGACGTTCCGGAGCATCGCCAACCCGGACTTCCAGGAGTACCTGCCCAACCCCGCGGCCATCGAGACCTTCGTGGGCTCCAAGCTCGACTTCTCGGAGCGGGCCCGGCACCCGGGGCTGCTGGCCTTGCACCGCGACCTCCTCAGGCTGAGGCGCGAGGATCCGATCTTCCGCACCCAGCGGGCGGACCGCATCTTCGGGGCGGTGATCGGCCCGGACGCGTACCTGCTCCGCTACTTCGGCGAGAAGGACGACTGCCGCCTGGTGCTGACCAACCTGGGCCGCGACATCTTCCCGAACCCCGCCTCCGAGCCCTTGATGGCCCCGCCGAAGGGCCGCCGGTGGGAGATCCTCTGGTACAGCGAGCACCCGCAGTACGGCGGCTGCGGCGCCCCGCCCTTCGAGAGCGAGACCGAGTGGCGGATGCCCGGCCGCGCCACCGTCGTCCTGAAGCCCGTGCCGCTGGAGGGACCCTGA